From the genome of Papaver somniferum cultivar HN1 chromosome 2, ASM357369v1, whole genome shotgun sequence, one region includes:
- the LOC113347880 gene encoding probable serine/threonine-protein kinase SIS8, with amino-acid sequence MKNLLRKLHIGGGGGSGNHINENHQNRLNESSLTQSSSSSSTKSQSPPSASSSSSSTPFPRTTHRGGGGGGGNNMILDSSSGIMENFNNLNSIADYNYFEEEFQVQLAMAMSVSDPKSREDKHESAQIEVAKEISLKFPSPSNSSSSATSSNAKNETPIDQISFKYWTSNVVNYNEKINDGFYDVYSITSNTLMQGNMPLLIDLQALSVSDNVEYEVVLVNHADDPTLQNLERCVDSLVLECRASELGPVKSGLLQKIANLIVDSMGGPVSDADEMLSRWVVRRNQLRSSLNAVVIPIGSLDLGLSRHRALLFKVLADRISLPCRLVKGSYYTGTDDGAVNMIKLDYDGEYIIDLMGAPGVLVPAEIPTSYLQNIGVDLRSSKTNEQTLRESCLPFDKGKNEPKKNFATLQACSSDSGLARTDGSGLSEGSSLGMPFEGTNGEVVGKNETEKFEHDFGQLLPSLRRTNEGTSGTNGKNSPAQKIQVKDVSKCVITAAQNPDFAQKLHALLLESSAVPPPDLFAGLAAPQNLGGHKLLVRSSSLPEENIGAKPSQEFPSKEMDQTKQSHSANCSAENRNAIPLVDGSNDGFMFHDITSPSALINQVSQRQHENLLTAGPQCSQGSAGTVTSAKSKGVIGYNDDQQRTKGSTEITAETTKRDAQIARNLHNQWINSMLDEVAEWEIPWEDIQIGERIGIGSYGEVYRADWNGTEVAVKKFFDQDFSGDALEQLKCEVRIMLRLRHPNVVLFMGAVTRPPNLSILTEFLPRGSLCRLLHRPNVQLEEKRRLRMALDVAKGMNYLHTSNPTIVHRDLKSPNLLVDRNWVVKVCDFGLSRLKHQTFLSSKSMAGTPEYMAPEVLRNEPADEKCDVYSFGVILWELVTLRSPWSGMNPMQVVGAVGFQNRRLDIPANVEPTVAKIIQDCWQSDPKLRPSFAQLMALLKPLKRLLVDKA; translated from the exons atgaagaatCTCTTAAGAAAGCTTCAcataggaggaggaggaggaagtggAAACCACATCAATGAAAATCATCAAAACAGATTAAATGAATCATCTTTAACTCAGAgtagttcatcatcatcaactaaaTCACAATCACCaccttctgcttcttcttcttcttcgtcaacaCCATTTCCAAGAACTACCCATagaggtggaggtggaggaggTGGGAATAATATGATTCTTGATTCTTCTTCTGGTATAATGGAGAATTTTAATAACTTGAATTCTATTGCTGATTACAATTACTTTGAAGAAGAATTTCAAGTGCAATTAGCTATGGCTATGAGTGTTTCAGATCCTAAGAGTAGAGAAGATAAGCATGAATCAGCTCAGATTGAAGTTGCTAAGGAAATTAGTTTGAAGTTTCCTTCTCcttctaattcttcttcttctgctactTCTTCCAATGCCAAAAATGAGACCCCTATTGATCAAATTTCTTTCAAATATTGG ACATCTAATGTTGTAaattataatgaaaaaataaatgatGGGTTCTATGATGTATATAGCATTACTTCAAACACACTAATGCAAGGGAATATGCCGTTGCTGATTGATCTTCAAGCTTTGTCCGTATCAGATAATGTAGAATACGAAGTTGTATTAGTTAACCATGCTGATGATCCAACATTGCAAAATCTAGAGAGATGTGTAGATTCGTTAGTCTTGGAATGTCGAGCTTCAGAGCTTGGTCCAGTTAAAAGTGGTTTGCTTCAAAAGATAGCTAATCTGATTGTTGATAGCATGGGAGGACCAGTAAGTGATGCTGATGAAATGTTAAGCCGGTGGGTGGTAAGAAGAAATCAGTTACGAAGTTCTCTAAATGCCGTTGTCATTCCTATTGGTTCACTTGACCTTGGACTTTCGCGTCACAGGGCTTTGCTGTTTAAG GTACTAGCTGATCGCATCAGTCTTCCATGTAGGCTGGTCAAAGGGAGCTACTACACTGGTACTGATGATGGAGCTGTGAATATGATTAAACTTGATTATGATGG TGAATACATAATTGATCTGATGGGAGCTCCAGGTGTTCTGGTTCCTGCTGAAATACCCACTAGCTATCTTCAAAATATTGGTGTAGATCTCCGGAGCTCCAAAACCAATGAGCAGACTCTAAGGGAGTCATGCTTACCATTTGACAAGGGAAAAAATGAACCAAAGAAGAATTTTGCGACACTGCAAGCATGTTCCTCTGATTCTGGTCTTGCTAGGACTGATGGTTCGGGTTTAAGTGAAGGTTCTTCCTTAGGAATGCCCTTCGAGGGAACTAACGGGGAAGTTGTTGGAAAAAATGAAACGGAAAAATTTGAACATGATTTTGGACAGCTTCTTCCTTCGTTACGAAGAACAAACGAAGGCACCTCCGGAACCAATGGAAAAAATTCACCTGCTCAAAAGATTCAagttaaagatgtttccaagtgTGTGATCACTGCAgcacaaaaccctgattttgcacAAAAACTTCATGCTCTTTTGTTAGAGAGTTCTGCAGTGCCTCCTCCAGATCTATTTGCCGGTTTAGCTGCTCCTCAGAATCTGGGAGGCCATAAGTTGCTTGTGCGAAGCTCTTCCTTGCCTGAGGAAAACATTGGCGCGAAGCCTTCCCAGGAGTTTCCCAGCAAAGAGATGGACCAAACTAAGCAGAGTCATTCTGCTAACTGTTCGGCAGAAAATCGAAATGCTATTCCTCTTGTAGATGGGAGTAACGATGGGTTCATGTTTCATGATATTACGAGTCCATCTGCACTCATTAATCAAGTGTCACAAAGACAACATGAAAACCTGTTGACTGCTGGTCCACAATGCTCTCAAGGAAGTGCAGGGACAGTTACAAGTGCAAAGTCTAAAGGAGTAATTGGTTACAATGATGACCAACAAAGAACTAAGGGATCTACAGAGATCACTGCAGAAACAACCAAACGTGATGCacaaattgcaagaaatcttCACAATCAGTGGATTAACTCAATGTTGGATGAGGTTGCTGAGTGGGAGATACCATGGGAAGATATCCAGATAGGTGAACGAATTGGTATTG GATCATATGGAGAGGTTTATCGTGCTGATTGGAATGGCACT GAAGTCGCTGTAAAGAAGTTTTTTGACCAAGATTTCTCAGGTGATGCACTGGAGCAACTCAAGTGTGAA GTTAGAATAATGCTAAGGCTGAGACATCCAAATGTTGTTCTTTTCATGGGAGCGGTAACACGGCCTCCAAATCTTTCAATACTGACCGAGTTTCTTCCAAG ggggagtttgtgcaggTTATTGCATCGTCCGAACGTTCAACTTGAGGAAAAGCGACGACTGCGAATGGCTTTGGATGTG GCCAAGGGAATGAATTACTTACATACTAGCAACCCTACGATTGTGCATCGAGATCTGAAATCTCCGAATCTCCTTGTTGATAGAAATTGGGTTGTTAAG GTCTGTGATTTTGGATTATCACGTTTGAAGCACCAGACAtttttgtcttcaaagtctatgGCCGGCACT CCGGAGTATATGGCACCAGAAGTTCTTAGAAATGAACCAGCGGACGAGAA ATGTGATGTGTATAGCTTTGGTGTGATACTGTGGGAACTTGTTACCTTGCGCAGTCCATGGAGTGGAATGAATCCAATGCAGGTAGTTGGAGCTGTTGGATTTCAGAATAGGCGCCTTGACATACCTGCCAATGTTGAACCAACAGTTGCTAAAATAATACAAGATTGTTGGCAGAG TGATCCGAAGCTTAGGCCTTCTTTCGCACAGCTAATGGCACTGCTTAAGCCTCTGAAGCGTTTACTAGTTGATAAAGCTTAG
- the LOC113347882 gene encoding protein CONSERVED IN THE GREEN LINEAGE AND DIATOMS 27, chloroplastic-like encodes MATPYLFLLSKTPPPPKTFLLPHQKSISTNKILQLNLPKNSTITCASSSKNEGKPPPPQQPPVACPVPFDQQPINEYQNLTSSFPYSWASTSDLVEYYSRFFVSGACFVLFIGLPVSWFGVVNPELQPLKCVFSALSSGLCVATIAVLHIYLAWAYVGNRLLSATVEYEETGWYDGQVKPVLNRLKFTLVGLAASLLISVFLLVNVGSSYNPYLPSEEAGGRSVAGVYNDESDRSFEPDAFCGKPGAP; translated from the exons ATGGCCACACCATATCTCTTCCTCTTATCAaaaacaccaccaccacccaaaACTTTTCTCCTTCCACATCAAAAATCCATATCTACAAACAAAATTCTACAACTGAATTTACCAAAAAACTCAACTATTACTTGTGCATCTTCATCCAAAAATGAAGGAAAGCCACCACCACCCCAACAACCACCAGTGGCATGTCCAGTTCCATTTGACCAACAACCCATAAATGAATATCAAAACCTCACAAGTTCTTTCCCATATTCATGGGCTTCTACATCTGATTTAGTCGAATACTATTCTCGATTTTTCGTCTCCGGTGCTTGTTTTGTTCTCTTCATTGGTCTTCCTGTTTCTTGGTTTGGTGTTGTAAATCCTGAATTACAACCTCTCAAGTGCGTTTTTAGTGCATTATCAAGTGGTTTATGTGTTGCTACGATTGCTGTTCTTCATATTTATCTTGCCTGGGCTTATGTCGGCAATCGCCTTCTAAGTGCCACAGTTGAAT ATGAAGAAACTGGTTGGTATGATGGTCAG GTGAAGCCAGTATTGAACAGATTGAAGTTCACACTAGTAGGACTTGCAGCATCTCTATTAATATCTGTTTTTCTCCTTGTCAATGTTGGAAGCAGTTATAACCCATATCTTCCATCTGAAGAAGCCGGGGGACGGTCAGTAGCTGGAGTTTATAACGATGAATCTGATAGATCATTTGAACCAGATGCATTCTGTGGTAAGCCTGGGGCACCATAA